In Mangifera indica cultivar Alphonso chromosome 14, CATAS_Mindica_2.1, whole genome shotgun sequence, the DNA window tttaattaatttttgaaaaaaaaatacataacaaTTATATGTTATGGGATCAAATGAAacattcttttaatttataaatgtcaTCACGTAAATTCTCATTCCACCGTATCAAAATTTTACATGGAGTCTTGGTGGGGTTCTGAGTGTGATAGTTGCTAAATTCCTTGGCACAACGCACGCCTCATTTCATTCAACATAGGCCAAATGACTCTTTCCCAACCAATCTATGATGAAACATGTTTTCCCCTTTAAGTTGAAAAAATCTATTTACCCACCTTTCATCTATTTcctttaatgaattttgtttgttttcagtgtaaattatttttgtctccTTTGTAACTCTAAtggcaataatatatatttaatacaaatatcaattattaacgtgttcttaattttattgaaattatggaAAACACCatgtttctttttcatttcctttctctTCCCCTCTCCGCCACCACCACAACCTAAACAGGTTGACACCACATGCACCAATTTTTTCACatgaaaacaaaactaaataccCTTGAAATTCCATTACCTAGAAACAACACTAAAATTCCATCACCAAGAAGAAAGTGACAAAAAACTTAAGTCATAGATGGTCCAGTTAGTTTTAAAGTGCTTCTTTAATCATTATCTTTGCTTTCTAACTGAAAAACAAATTTCTTCTTAAACTGAAGGATAGAATGATTCACTAAATCTTGTATATTGATTTGTGCGTAGTATATCAAACCGGTCACGAGCAAAAAATGCACCTACTCCATGAAGGATCCCGCATTCTGTTGTGAGATGTATAAAATGATGGAGGTGAACATGTTGTAGATattgaaagagaaagaagagatgatCAGGAAGCTGATATTGAAGGTAGATTTAAGATCATAAGTGACGAAGCTTATCGGTGGTACCTATTTGTTGGATTATTTGTTGAAACACATCATAGGAAGGTAGCTCCGAGGGGAGGAGAGGAGTTTTGAAAGGGGCATAATGTCGACAATCGACGACATAACAAGATAGTCATTcgactttttttttcaatcatctATTTGGGCCAACAATGCACATGTCCGTTATGGTTTGGTTTGTGAGTTGTGGAGAGAAGGAAGAGAGATGCTTTCATTAAGTGAATGTGTTCTCCAATATCAGGCCAAATCGCCCGGAATGTCGCGATTCAATTGGAATCTCACCATCCCAGTGTGATTCCGACAAAATTACACCATTTTGGATGTGATTTGTTTGAAGGAATGAGTTTTGTTAGATCTTTGATAACCgtcaatcaatttaaaaagaaaaataaataaaaaaaagtatataaaatagttaaaataaaaatataatttgtttatattgttaCATGTATAAGTGAAATAcaacttattatatattgtataagtgataaaaatacattttgacTTGTTAAAACTAAAATCGAACTTTGGcacataaatgaaaaataaactttttgaaattaaatgatgaaaaattgttcttttataCAAGTTTAAGTGAGACTAGAGATGTCCATACCTCGGGGCAGACTTTAGGCCAGCACAGTGATGGGTTTTTCAATCAGCCCtactaatgtaatttttaaagtttaaaatctgaccttatatatatataattgaaccAGACCTTAGTTGAGTAAGcgcatttaaataattttttaaaaaaaattaaatacaaattatttttcaattattaaaaacaaaaacagtaatctaaatattttatttataatccttcATTTGTAATAGAGAAATATCAagattacatgatgaaaaatattacaagtttatattatagtacaaataaattaatttacatattatataattacaaacataaataaaatatatatactataccatTTATTTACTCATCCTCAACGTccaaatttctaaattcatttgacattaaatcaatttgtaacattttgtaatgataaaattgaaatgaaaatgaaattataaacataaagaattattttttatgaattcaaacaGTTGttaaaagagagttgatgagataATGAGATTGAGagtataataaaagaattgtaactcaaagattaaaatatttgtaaataaaattagaaatagagaagatttgtattgatttatatagaaaaaatttaaaaaaatggttgataGTCATTGAAggttatttagtttttttttttttgtattttttttaatttttaataatgtcaAACTAAACTAGGTTGACCCAtaggtttaatattaaattctATAATCCAACCTGAAAAGCCAATGGCTGAGCTTGATATATACAGTACTAAGCCAGACCCTTTCGAACTTCAAGCCCGACCCAACTAACGTGCATAAGTGGGACACTGTCATCAGGTCTTTAGTATGTATTGAAATCCACGCGACAAGATCTGTTATGAAATCCACAACCCAATTGACGTGCCtaaccaatatttttaaattgttcaaaactagttaaacaaaaattttgattagaatatatAACCGGtatttttggttcaatttaaaaccaattaatctttaaaaattttaattttaatttagaagtTCCTTTAAACcaacaatttaattcaattcaaaataatgTCAATGTCAAACCGGTTAGTTAACTATTTTAACACCCCTAGTATCATGATAACATATTTCATAGTTCACTTCACAAATTAGTAACAATTCTTTTAAGTCAAAGGAGGAAAGAAATCAGAACAAACTCAATTGAAATACGGCAACATTTTAGAGTTGAATACTTGAATATTACCAAAATAAGAAGACAAAGATAAAGCTTTTAAGGAGTTAGGTACAGCAGCAAGAGCTCACATCGGCACAAAAAACTATCCGGACATCTGGACAGAACAATCCAAGGAAGGCCACGGGAAGGTGTTTGACATATAAGAACATCAGATTTAGCACATTTTTACATACCCTTTTTGCATTGATCGATACATCAATACATAGAGAAATGGATAAGCTAAAGAAAGTGTTCAAAGCACGTCATAAACAGAAACACTTTCTTAACAATCACTACACAAACCATTGGCTCAAACTCTCTGAATAATGGAAACAGAGTCAGTCGAGGAAGAacaaaataattgctaattcaACAATGAATTTGAAGTTTCCCATTCATCTATTACCTCTAATTATCCCATTAGGTAATGATATCCATCGCAACATATAATTTGAACACAAAAACATGTTAGTGGCATCAAAtaagaaagcaaaagaaaactTGAGATAAGAAGGATACATGTGAATTTAAGCAACAAGCTTTATTATTTGATTCTTCGGTCTGACTTCTTATATCGTCCTTCATCAAGTTTTGTGTCCCTCGATCAACCTAAAacttatattagaaaaagaGACTCAATATACCATCCACCCTTGTCTTGATAATAGAATGAATTCAacatacaaaattaaaagaaaaaaattcatctcTTGATCTTCCAAAGAATAAGCCTCCTTTAATTTTCAACCTCAGATTCACTGGTCTCCTCACATCGACTGCAAACTTCGGATCATATGGATTAGAAAAGGCAAGCAACCACAGACATTTGAAGCATAGGATCTGCTAATGCAGCCTCTAACCACTTTCTCTTTTAGAATGGGAAATGGAGAACCCATGGCCAGCTAATTGAGCTATTGTGCGAAATGTCAACCACTCTCTTCACCATCATCTAAATAACATCCCTTGCAACAGTTTCTTGATCAAGCTGcacagcaaaaaaaaattactacatTAGCTTACATGTATTCTGATAATCAATTAATCGAGAATTATTTCTAAAAACAATCACTAAAAACTATGTTCTAAGTGTTCTCTACGACCATACTatcaagttttttatatatttcccATCATTATTgcattcaaattttgaaacagaATTaagcaaataaacaaaattaaacctTGAACAGAGTTTGAGCGACAAGCTTCCCATCTCGAACATCACCATCATGATCAGACCGTACAGCCACACAATCTCTAGGCGTTTCAAACAAAGACAACGACAACTGCTTAAAAACAACACCAACGTCAAAATAGATAAGACCCGAACTGGGAATATCGACCCGAATTCCCTTGATGTGGAACCACAAGAACAACTCCTGGGCAGAAATACCCGACAAGGACCCGATCTGACCGTAGCTTAAACTGCCGGAAACGTTTTTATCATAGCGCAATTCGCTTTCAAATTTGGCATTGCAAGCTTGATCCAAGAAGACCTCGAATCGCCCCGTATTGTCGAAGGTGAACTGGCTGATCCCTTTGGGAAGTAGGCCCATGGGAAGGCCGTGTTCCTTGAGGATCTGGTAGATTGATTCGTCATCGGTGGCAGTGGCCATTGTGAGAAAGGAGAATAGGAGAAGTGGAAGAATCATAATTTGAAATGAGAGAGAAGAGTTGGGAGTTGAAACAAGAGAATGAAGaataagaaatgaaataaaactgTGAGAGTATTCGTTAAGGGTTTAAGGATTCAGTGCAAAAGGAGAGAGTGGCGCGAGCTTGAGTACAGAGAGGAGTAAGAGAATTatctattatcaataaaattatgtgtatttattttaggtacataaatatatacatatttatatatattatcatataattgaatgtttttgaattaaaaataaaataataatcaatcatatgatgacatatatcaatatatatatatttgtgtacctaaagtagatacatataatattactcatcaATTAATGGTGGAGAATGTGGGCTCCATTTTTTCCGGGTGAGGATCAGGTGTGTTCACAGCTTTGTTTCAGTGGGCTGTCTGAATACAGACGAGCACGTGGAGTTAGTACGGGTGGTATGGTAATTTGAGTGAGTTGTTGTCACGTGGgtcaaaatttgtaatttactaCTTCctgcgtttttttttttaaatttcattgttgtcatggtattttttcaattgttttggtaatattttatatttttatagtatgatttaataaatcataaataaaaattggtttaattatcttaggttgttaaaatttttgacTTCTGACAATAGATAGATACTAACAGACAATCATCACTTCAACTCACAATTTATAAGATAAACCTCAAACATgacatcttttattttataactcatacaatataatacagaTATCAAATCTAACATGACTATCACAATCTATAAGacattaaataactattttttattgtcaagaaatcatttggattttgattaaaatttaagtgtAACCATTCTCCTATCATATAAAGGTCAAGACAACACTTATCAAACTATCAACTATTACACTATCTTAAATAGTTGTTTATGTTACCTAAACTCCATTATAAATTTGAGAAAGTGGGAAAAATACA includes these proteins:
- the LOC123195992 gene encoding uncharacterized protein LOC123195992 encodes the protein MILPLLLFSFLTMATATDDESIYQILKEHGLPMGLLPKGISQFTFDNTGRFEVFLDQACNAKFESELRYDKNVSGSLSYGQIGSLSGISAQELFLWFHIKGIRVDIPSSGLIYFDVGVVFKQLSLSLFETPRDCVAVRSDHDGDVRDGKLVAQTLFKLDQETVARDVI